The proteins below are encoded in one region of Podarcis raffonei isolate rPodRaf1 chromosome 8, rPodRaf1.pri, whole genome shotgun sequence:
- the LOC128418588 gene encoding trypsin-like, whose translation MSSHLLELLAAILFLVSPAATADENRIIGGGPCPINSQPWQAALFSGFRLHCGGTLITNRWVLTAAHCKLGVPFPVRLGEHHLKQLDWSEQLKLASKVIVHPGYNSRTKNNDIMLVKLLTPVCLNKKVNVIDLPTSCPVPGTQCLVSGWGTTTSPQASFPSVLHCANVTIVGQDVCRSIYPNYINENMVCAGAMEGGTDACQGDSGGPLVCNGKLQGLVSWGPQICAQPRRPGVYVNVCRYVDWIRETIRNN comes from the exons ATGTCGTCTCATTTACTGGAAttgctggctgccattttgttcctGGTGTCTCCTG CTGCCACAGCAGATGAAAACCGAATAATTGGCGGGGGGCCTTGTCCGATCAATTCCCAGCCCTGGCAGGCTGCACTTTTTTCAGGCTTCAGACTGCACTGTGGAGGGACCCTGATCACCAACAGATGGGTGCTCACCGCTGCCCACTGTAAATTGGGAGT TCCTTTTCCTGTCCGCCTCGGGGAACATCACCTCAAACAACTGGACTGGTCTGAGCAGCTGAAACTAGCGTCAAAAGTCATTGTGCATCCGGGCTACAACTCTCGGACCAAGAACAACGATATCATGCTTGTCAAGTTGCTGACCCCGGTTTGCTTAAACAAAAAAGTCAACGTCATTGATTTGCCCACCAGCTGCCCTGTGCCCGGGACCCAATGCCTCGTTTCAGGATGGGGTACCACAACAAGCCCACAAG caAGCTTCCCCAGTGTTTTGCATTGTGCAAACGTCACCATTGTTGGTCAAGACGTCTGTCGGTCCATTTACCCGAATTATATCAATGAGAACATGGTTTGCGCTGGCGCTATGGAAGGAGGCACAGATGCTTGCCAG gGTGATTCAGGCGGCCCCCTTGTCTGCAACGGGAAGCTGCAAGGGCTTGTATCCTGGGGCCCCCAGATTTGTGCACAACCTAGGAGGCCTGGCGTCTATGTGAATGTATGCAGATATGTGGACTGGATCCGAGAAACTATCCGCAATAACTGA